One part of the Anaeromyxobacter sp. Fw109-5 genome encodes these proteins:
- a CDS encoding aminoglycoside phosphotransferase family protein — MNDFQTEARVRGAVARATGRDTSGAPVRRLAGHASLRSYWRVGVAPASHVVMVLPPDAKPEEVTKGGAPAENPFVDVQRYLAALGVRVPGILGWEEAEGLMVLEDLGDDMLETRLLAGDGRELLYARAVDQLARLRAAAEARPAGCVAFTRSFDYDLYRWELDHFREWLLEAWKGAALSPGEREVVDRHFDRIARALDAEPKGFTHRDYQSRNLMVLPGGEQAVIDFQDALLGPRQYDLVALLRDSYVELEAPFVEAMLRRYLDRLAAEGGPRLEYGPFREVFDLLTVQRKLKDAGRFVFIDRVKQNPGFLVSIPASLRYVRDAFGRRPDLAELQDVLARHVPELRG; from the coding sequence ATGAACGATTTCCAGACGGAAGCCCGCGTGCGTGGCGCAGTCGCCCGCGCGACCGGACGCGACACCTCCGGCGCGCCGGTGCGCCGCCTCGCCGGGCACGCCTCGCTGCGCAGCTACTGGCGCGTGGGCGTCGCGCCCGCCTCGCACGTGGTGATGGTGCTCCCGCCCGACGCCAAGCCCGAGGAGGTCACGAAGGGGGGAGCGCCCGCCGAGAACCCGTTCGTGGACGTGCAGCGCTACCTCGCCGCCCTGGGGGTCCGCGTCCCGGGCATCCTCGGCTGGGAGGAGGCCGAGGGCCTCATGGTCCTCGAGGACCTCGGCGACGACATGCTCGAGACGAGGCTCCTCGCCGGCGACGGGCGCGAGCTGCTCTACGCGCGCGCCGTGGATCAGCTCGCCCGGCTGCGCGCCGCGGCCGAGGCCCGTCCCGCCGGCTGCGTCGCGTTCACGCGCAGCTTCGACTACGACCTCTACCGCTGGGAGCTCGACCACTTCCGGGAGTGGCTGCTCGAGGCCTGGAAGGGCGCCGCGCTCTCGCCCGGCGAGCGGGAGGTGGTGGATCGCCACTTCGACCGGATCGCCCGCGCGCTCGACGCCGAGCCGAAGGGCTTCACGCACCGCGACTACCAGTCCCGGAACCTCATGGTCCTGCCCGGCGGCGAGCAGGCGGTGATCGACTTCCAGGACGCGCTCCTCGGGCCGCGCCAGTACGACCTCGTCGCGCTGCTGCGCGACAGCTACGTCGAGCTGGAGGCGCCCTTCGTGGAGGCGATGCTGCGGCGCTACCTCGACCGCCTCGCCGCCGAGGGCGGCCCCCGCCTCGAGTACGGCCCGTTCCGCGAGGTGTTCGACCTGCTCACCGTCCAGCGCAAGCTGAAGGACGCGGGGCGGTTCGTCTTCATCGATCGGGTGAAGCAGAACCCCGGGTTCCTGGTCTCCATCCCGGCGTCGCTGCGCTACGTGCGCGACGCCTTCGGGCGCCGCCCCGATCTCGCCGAGCTCCAGGACGTGCTCGCGCGGCACGTGCCGGAGCTGCGCGGCTGA
- a CDS encoding MDR family MFS transporter, with product MRATSRPLTVVSVLLGTFLAAMEMTVVSTAMPTVVGELGGLSLYAWAFSAYMLTATVTVPIHGKLADLYGRKPVLLAGIALFLLGSSGCGFAGSMGALIAWRAVQGLGAGAIQPVSLTIVGDLFELRERARMQGIFGAVWGLAGLVGPVLGGAIVHVLGWRWIFWVNLPFGIASAAVLAIAYHERPERHPHRLDLPGAALLSIAVVALLFAARSGAAALAALPVGALALAAFLLVERRAPEPLLPLDLFAQRVMAVSSATGALLGAAMLATVTFVPLWVQAILGASPTAAGAAIAPMAVGWPLASTLAGRLLPSLGYRRLLLGGLATSALAGIGLALLLGPGVSLLVPQGLTFAYGVGLGLANTPLILAVQTSVPWRRRGVATASALFFRTMGGTLSVGILGGVLAVGLARTGAAPGIAEKLLGAERASLSAAQLASVGGALQGAMEIVFWSVAGIAAAALLVATRFPRLSVEPAPAPERV from the coding sequence ATGCGCGCGACGAGCCGTCCTCTGACCGTGGTCTCGGTGCTCCTCGGCACGTTCCTCGCCGCCATGGAGATGACCGTCGTCTCGACGGCGATGCCGACCGTGGTGGGCGAGCTCGGCGGGCTCTCGCTGTACGCCTGGGCGTTCTCGGCGTACATGCTCACAGCCACCGTCACGGTGCCGATCCACGGCAAGCTCGCCGACCTCTACGGCCGAAAGCCCGTCCTCCTCGCCGGGATCGCGCTCTTCCTCCTCGGGTCGAGCGGGTGCGGCTTCGCGGGGAGCATGGGCGCGCTCATCGCCTGGCGCGCCGTCCAGGGCCTCGGCGCCGGGGCCATCCAGCCGGTCTCGCTCACCATCGTCGGCGACCTGTTCGAGCTGCGCGAGCGCGCGCGCATGCAGGGCATCTTCGGCGCGGTCTGGGGCCTCGCGGGCCTCGTGGGGCCGGTGCTCGGCGGCGCCATCGTCCACGTGCTCGGCTGGCGCTGGATCTTCTGGGTGAACCTGCCGTTCGGGATCGCCAGCGCGGCGGTGCTGGCGATCGCGTACCACGAGCGGCCGGAGCGCCACCCGCACCGGCTCGATCTCCCCGGCGCGGCGCTGCTCTCGATCGCGGTCGTGGCGCTCCTCTTCGCGGCCCGCTCTGGCGCGGCGGCGCTGGCGGCGCTCCCCGTCGGCGCGCTGGCGCTGGCCGCCTTCCTCCTCGTGGAGCGCCGCGCGCCCGAGCCGCTGCTGCCGCTGGACCTCTTCGCGCAGCGGGTGATGGCCGTGTCCTCCGCGACGGGGGCGCTGCTCGGCGCCGCCATGCTCGCGACGGTCACCTTCGTGCCGCTCTGGGTGCAGGCCATCCTGGGCGCGTCACCCACCGCGGCGGGCGCCGCGATCGCGCCGATGGCCGTCGGCTGGCCGCTCGCGAGCACGCTCGCGGGGCGTCTGCTGCCGAGCCTCGGCTACCGGCGGCTCCTGCTGGGCGGCCTCGCGACGAGCGCGCTCGCCGGGATCGGGCTCGCGCTGCTGCTCGGGCCGGGGGTGAGCCTCCTCGTGCCCCAGGGGCTCACCTTCGCCTACGGCGTCGGGCTGGGGCTCGCCAACACGCCCCTCATCCTCGCGGTCCAGACCAGCGTGCCCTGGCGCCGGCGCGGCGTCGCGACCGCGAGCGCGCTGTTCTTCCGCACCATGGGCGGCACGCTCTCGGTCGGCATCCTCGGCGGCGTGCTCGCGGTGGGGCTCGCGCGCACCGGCGCCGCGCCCGGGATCGCGGAGAAGCTGCTCGGCGCCGAGCGCGCCTCGCTCTCCGCGGCGCAGCTCGCCTCGGTGGGCGGCGCGCTGCAGGGGGCGATGGAGATCGTCTTCTGGAGCGTCGCCGGGATCGCCGCGGCGGCGCTCCTCGTCGCGACGCGCTTCCCCCGCCTCTCCGTGGAGCCCGCGCCCGCGCCGGAGCGCGTCTAG
- a CDS encoding cystathionine gamma-synthase, whose translation MDDRKLSFETLAIHAGQSPDPTTGAIMTPVYLTSTYVQESPGVHKGYEYSRTQNPTRHALQDCLAALEGARHGLAFASGLAATDAILHLLQAGDHVVVSDDVYGGTFRIFDKVYRRHGLEFAYVDMSDARNVERALTPRTRLVWIESPTNPMLKLVDLAAVAAIARGHGARTVVDNTFATPYFQRPLAHGIDVVAHSTTKYLNGHSDVIGGAVATSDAELFERLAFLQNAVGGVPSPLDSFLVLRGLKTLHVRMDRHAENALAIARFLERHPQVERVTYPGLASHPQHDLARRQMTGFGGMLTFVVRGGLAAARAFLENVRIFACAESLGGVESLIEHPAIMTHASVPKETREQLGIADGFIRVSAGIERADDLLADLERGFAAAKRA comes from the coding sequence ATGGACGACCGGAAGCTCTCCTTCGAGACCCTCGCCATCCACGCCGGCCAGTCCCCCGATCCGACCACGGGCGCCATCATGACGCCCGTGTACCTCACGTCCACGTACGTGCAGGAGAGCCCGGGCGTCCACAAGGGGTACGAGTACTCGCGCACGCAGAACCCCACGCGCCACGCGCTGCAGGACTGCCTCGCCGCGCTGGAGGGCGCGCGCCACGGCCTGGCGTTCGCGTCGGGGCTGGCCGCGACGGACGCCATCCTCCACCTGCTGCAGGCGGGGGACCACGTCGTCGTGTCCGACGACGTGTACGGCGGGACCTTCCGAATCTTCGACAAGGTGTACCGGCGCCACGGGCTCGAGTTCGCCTACGTGGACATGAGCGACGCGCGGAACGTCGAGCGCGCGCTCACGCCGCGGACGCGGCTCGTGTGGATCGAGAGCCCCACGAACCCCATGCTGAAGCTGGTGGACCTCGCCGCCGTCGCCGCGATCGCCCGGGGGCACGGCGCGAGGACGGTGGTCGACAACACCTTCGCGACGCCCTACTTCCAGCGGCCGCTGGCGCACGGCATCGACGTGGTCGCCCACTCCACGACGAAGTACCTGAACGGCCACTCCGACGTCATCGGCGGCGCGGTCGCGACGAGCGACGCCGAGCTCTTCGAGCGGCTCGCCTTCCTGCAGAACGCGGTCGGGGGCGTGCCCTCGCCGCTCGACAGCTTCCTCGTGCTGCGTGGCCTCAAGACGCTGCACGTGCGGATGGATCGTCACGCCGAGAACGCGCTCGCCATCGCGCGCTTCCTCGAGCGCCACCCGCAGGTCGAGCGCGTCACCTACCCCGGCCTCGCCTCCCACCCGCAGCACGACCTCGCGCGCCGGCAGATGACCGGCTTCGGCGGCATGCTGACGTTCGTCGTCAGGGGCGGCCTCGCCGCGGCGCGCGCCTTCCTCGAGAACGTGCGGATCTTCGCGTGCGCCGAGTCCCTCGGCGGCGTCGAGAGCCTCATCGAGCACCCCGCCATCATGACGCACGCCTCGGTGCCGAAGGAGACGCGCGAGCAGCTCGGGATCGCGGACGGCTTCATCCGCGTGTCCGCCGGGATCGAGCGCGCCGACGATCTCCTCGCCGATCTCGAGCGCGGCTTCGCGGCGGCGAAGCGCGCCTAG
- a CDS encoding pyridoxal-phosphate dependent enzyme, translating to MPYHDDVLSAIGRTPLVRLRKLVGPDDATVLVKLEYLNPGGSIKDRMALHIIEKAEKAGLLRKGSTIVENTSGNTGVGIAIAAAVKGYRCIFTMPDKMSKEKQDTLKAFGAQVVVTPTNVPADSPDSYYSVAKRIAAETPNSFYLNQYHNVDNIEAHYRSTAPEIWEQTGGQLDAFVAGLGTGGTMSGCGKYFKERNPRILNVGADPIGSVYHSMFKTGKLSQPHVYKVEGIGEDMMCGAMDLSVLDDVRQVNDQQSFTMTRRLAREEGIFAGGSSGSAVHVAVQLARELGKGKTIVVPLPDGGRAYISKLYSDEWMRDNGFAIEGGEPVASATVKDVLGRRRGEVITARKTDKVETIVRAMKENDISQMPVVDEAGRAIGMIHEYDLLNFLIEGKHRLSEHVEPLVQPIQGVVGPDTPVGRLRDIFNDDHVAVVKEGDRVTGILTKIDLIEFLGARLK from the coding sequence ATGCCCTACCACGACGACGTCCTCTCCGCGATCGGCCGCACCCCGCTCGTCCGCCTGCGCAAGCTCGTCGGCCCCGACGACGCGACGGTGCTCGTGAAGCTCGAGTACCTGAACCCCGGCGGCTCCATCAAGGACCGCATGGCGCTGCACATCATCGAGAAGGCGGAGAAGGCCGGGCTGCTGCGCAAGGGCAGCACCATCGTGGAGAACACGAGCGGCAACACCGGCGTCGGCATCGCCATCGCGGCGGCGGTGAAGGGCTACCGCTGCATCTTCACGATGCCGGACAAGATGTCGAAGGAGAAGCAGGACACGCTGAAGGCCTTCGGCGCGCAGGTGGTCGTCACGCCGACGAACGTGCCGGCCGACTCGCCCGACAGCTACTACTCCGTGGCGAAGCGCATCGCGGCGGAGACGCCCAACAGCTTCTACCTGAACCAGTACCACAACGTGGACAACATCGAGGCCCACTACCGGAGCACGGCGCCCGAGATCTGGGAGCAGACCGGCGGGCAGCTCGACGCGTTCGTGGCGGGGCTCGGCACCGGCGGCACGATGAGCGGGTGCGGGAAGTACTTCAAGGAGCGGAACCCCAGGATCCTGAACGTCGGCGCCGACCCGATCGGCTCCGTCTACCACTCGATGTTCAAGACGGGGAAGCTCTCCCAGCCCCACGTCTACAAGGTGGAGGGGATCGGCGAGGACATGATGTGCGGCGCGATGGACCTCTCGGTCCTCGACGACGTCCGCCAGGTGAACGACCAGCAGTCGTTCACGATGACCCGCCGCCTCGCCCGCGAGGAGGGCATCTTCGCCGGCGGCTCCTCGGGCTCCGCCGTCCACGTGGCCGTCCAGCTGGCGCGCGAGCTCGGGAAGGGGAAGACCATCGTCGTCCCGCTCCCGGACGGCGGCCGAGCCTACATCTCGAAGCTGTACTCGGACGAGTGGATGCGCGACAACGGCTTCGCCATCGAGGGCGGGGAGCCGGTCGCGAGCGCCACCGTGAAGGACGTGCTCGGCCGGCGGCGCGGCGAGGTGATCACCGCCCGCAAGACGGACAAGGTCGAGACGATCGTCCGCGCCATGAAGGAGAACGACATCTCGCAGATGCCGGTCGTCGACGAGGCGGGCCGCGCGATCGGGATGATCCACGAGTACGACCTGCTGAACTTCCTCATCGAGGGGAAGCACCGGCTCTCCGAGCACGTGGAGCCGCTCGTGCAGCCGATCCAGGGCGTCGTCGGCCCGGACACGCCGGTCGGCCGGCTGCGCGACATCTTCAACGACGACCACGTGGCGGTGGTGAAGGAGGGCGATCGCGTGACCGGCATCCTCACGAAGATCGACCTCATCGAGTTCCTGGGCGCGCGGCTCAAGTAA